A stretch of the Saprospiraceae bacterium genome encodes the following:
- the ccoG gene encoding cytochrome c oxidase accessory protein CcoG: MNLDDLQEGSGFRDRISSVDEEGSRKWIFASKVSGRFYNYRNYSSFVYLILFFAIPFIWVHNQPLVLFNILEGKFILFSKIFWPNDFFIFAVAMITFIIFIALFTVIYGRLFCGWACPQTIFMEMVFRKIEWLIEGSPGQQKLLQSKSWTSEWWIKKSLKHFIFLAFSFLIANTFLAYIIGIDQLYKIILKPISENIGLLSGLIVFTLLFYGVFAFVRDIICTTVCPYGRLQSVLFDKDTMQISYDYTRGEPRERLHKNQQRTQGDCVDCMKCVQVCPTGIDIRNGVQMECVGCTACIDACDEVMDKVGFKRGLIRYASENEISRKTSFKFNNRMKAYTALLSILILAMVVLIATRNTIDAYVQRVPGQLYQEVNDSLITNLYTVKFINKSRDTQTMDIKLANYNGNIQLIGNHEIKINPESVSEYEFFIGLSKDQVLKRSNEIKLNILQGSDLIHTLKTNFLGPFK; the protein is encoded by the coding sequence ATGAACCTTGATGATCTTCAGGAAGGATCCGGATTTAGAGACAGAATCAGTTCGGTTGACGAGGAAGGTAGCCGAAAGTGGATCTTTGCCAGTAAGGTCAGCGGGCGTTTTTATAATTACAGAAATTACAGTTCGTTTGTTTACCTGATTCTCTTTTTTGCAATTCCATTTATTTGGGTACACAATCAACCCTTAGTATTATTTAATATACTAGAAGGTAAGTTTATTTTATTTAGCAAGATTTTTTGGCCTAATGATTTTTTCATTTTTGCGGTGGCCATGATCACATTTATCATTTTTATTGCCTTATTTACGGTTATTTACGGTCGTTTATTTTGTGGTTGGGCTTGTCCTCAAACCATTTTCATGGAAATGGTTTTCCGAAAAATTGAATGGTTGATTGAAGGTTCACCCGGACAACAAAAACTGCTGCAGTCAAAATCCTGGACGAGTGAATGGTGGATTAAAAAATCTTTAAAACATTTTATTTTTCTTGCATTTTCATTTCTTATAGCCAATACCTTTTTAGCCTACATCATCGGGATCGATCAGTTATATAAAATAATACTGAAACCCATTTCAGAAAACATCGGCCTTCTTAGTGGATTAATTGTATTTACGCTCTTATTTTATGGAGTGTTTGCATTTGTCCGTGATATTATTTGCACCACTGTTTGCCCATACGGACGTCTTCAGAGTGTGCTTTTTGACAAAGACACCATGCAAATTTCTTACGATTATACAAGAGGCGAACCCAGAGAACGCCTCCATAAAAATCAACAACGAACCCAAGGAGATTGCGTGGACTGTATGAAATGTGTTCAGGTTTGTCCAACAGGCATTGACATTCGCAATGGAGTACAAATGGAATGCGTTGGTTGTACCGCATGCATTGATGCCTGCGATGAAGTAATGGATAAGGTGGGATTTAAAAGAGGATTAATAAGATATGCATCTGAGAATGAAATATCCCGAAAAACCAGTTTTAAATTCAATAACCGCATGAAAGCATATACTGCCTTGCTCAGTATTTTAATTCTTGCGATGGTCGTTTTAATTGCAACCCGAAATACCATAGATGCCTATGTTCAACGCGTTCCCGGACAATTATATCAGGAGGTTAATGATTCACTGATCACCAATTTATACACTGTAAAGTTTATAAACAAAAGCAGGGACACTCAAACAATGGATATCAAATTAGCAAATTATAACGGAAACATTCAGCTCATTGGAAATCACGAAATTAAAATTAACCCAGAATCTGTTTCTGAATATGAGTTCTTTATTGGCTTATCAAAAGATCAGGTACTTAAAAGAAGTAATGAAATCAAGTTAAATATATTACAAGGCAGTGATTTGATCCATACATTAAAAACTAATTTTTTAGGACCATTTAAATAA
- a CDS encoding sulfite exporter TauE/SafE family protein, with amino-acid sequence MNLYEALVAGFLMGLMGSLHCIGMCGPLALGVVGLQTDPKKKLRTALEYNFGRAVSYTAMGAILGLIGNQVSMAGFQQYLSIGCGLFILLLFVLPYISKNKTSILQSWNQKIQNLLNVQFTKKQSPLFHFELGLINAWLPCGLVYLALAAALASGTFIASCTIMFLFGLGTIPLMLSLQLLGNYINLQWRQKLTKAIPVFILLSSSLLILRGMNLGIPLISPVVESTGTCIKHCCKH; translated from the coding sequence ATGAACCTTTACGAAGCACTGGTAGCCGGTTTTTTAATGGGCTTGATGGGAAGTCTTCACTGCATCGGAATGTGCGGTCCATTGGCTCTAGGAGTGGTCGGATTGCAAACTGATCCAAAGAAAAAACTGCGGACTGCATTAGAATATAATTTTGGTCGGGCAGTTTCATATACAGCCATGGGTGCAATCCTTGGTTTAATTGGAAATCAGGTTTCAATGGCAGGTTTTCAACAATATCTTTCCATCGGATGTGGGCTTTTTATTTTGCTACTTTTTGTTTTACCCTATATTTCAAAAAATAAAACCAGCATTCTTCAATCCTGGAATCAGAAAATACAAAACTTACTGAATGTTCAATTTACCAAAAAACAAAGTCCCCTGTTCCATTTTGAATTAGGCCTTATCAATGCCTGGTTACCTTGTGGATTGGTATATCTCGCATTGGCAGCTGCTTTGGCATCGGGAACTTTCATTGCTTCATGTACCATTATGTTTTTGTTTGGCTTGGGTACGATTCCATTGATGCTAAGCTTACAACTATTAGGAAATTACATTAACCTGCAATGGCGTCAAAAATTGACCAAAGCAATTCCCGTATTTATACTATTGTCTTCCTCTTTACTAATTCTACGAGGTATGAATCTCGGAATACCTCTTATTAGCCCGGTTGTTGAATCAACTGGAACCTGCATTAAACACTGTTGCAAACATTAA
- the ric gene encoding iron-sulfur cluster repair di-iron protein, with the protein MIEILKESKVGEVVASNFKVAEVFEKYGIDFCCKGGMSLDAACQSKNIDSEKFIKDLKSTLLMRSDSTQNFLDWPLDLLADYIEKKHHRYIREKTPMIQTYLTKLVNAHGSRYPQLMEVQELFDQSVLDMHVHMRKEEMILFPYIRNKVQTIVNSGSDNVFSSIQTPVNILMQDHEIEGSRFEKISMLTNHYEPPTAACITHKVCLSMLKEFEMDLHHHIHLENNILFPKAIALEN; encoded by the coding sequence ATGATAGAAATATTAAAAGAATCAAAAGTAGGCGAAGTAGTCGCTTCAAATTTTAAGGTAGCTGAGGTCTTTGAAAAATATGGCATTGATTTTTGCTGTAAAGGTGGAATGAGTCTGGATGCAGCTTGCCAAAGTAAAAACATCGATTCAGAAAAATTTATCAAAGATTTGAAATCTACATTATTAATGAGATCCGATTCAACACAAAATTTTTTGGATTGGCCACTGGATTTATTAGCTGATTACATTGAAAAGAAACACCATAGATACATTCGTGAGAAAACGCCTATGATCCAAACGTATTTGACCAAATTGGTAAATGCTCATGGAAGTCGTTACCCACAATTGATGGAGGTTCAAGAACTCTTTGATCAATCAGTTCTGGATATGCATGTCCATATGCGAAAAGAGGAAATGATCCTGTTTCCATACATTCGCAATAAAGTACAAACCATTGTAAATTCAGGATCAGACAATGTGTTTTCCAGCATACAAACACCTGTGAATATTCTCATGCAAGACCATGAAATTGAAGGATCCCGTTTTGAAAAAATTTCAATGCTTACTAATCACTACGAACCACCTACAGCTGCTTGTATAACCCATAAGGTGTGTCTCTCTATGCTAAAAGAATTTGAAATGGATCTTCATCATCACATTCATCTTGAAAACAATATTTTATTTCCTAAAGCAATTGCATTGGAAAATTGA
- a CDS encoding FixH family protein — protein sequence MSWGYKILLAYALFFVMIITFLYIASQQTNEMLETNYYEKEIQFQKILNGSDNLNVLNESINLKLTSEQLEINFPKEGIKDQPLIHLEFIKMSDQSKDFNLDLKTNENGQIIIPTEKFSKGYYRLQMQWESNGKPYVYRDQFKFLEA from the coding sequence ATGAGTTGGGGATATAAAATATTATTAGCCTATGCCTTATTCTTTGTGATGATCATCACTTTCTTATACATAGCATCTCAACAAACCAATGAAATGCTGGAAACGAATTACTATGAAAAAGAAATTCAATTTCAAAAAATTCTCAACGGATCGGATAATCTCAATGTTTTAAATGAATCTATCAATTTAAAGTTAACCAGTGAGCAACTTGAAATTAACTTTCCAAAAGAAGGCATAAAGGACCAGCCTCTTATTCATTTAGAATTTATTAAAATGTCGGATCAAAGCAAAGATTTTAATTTAGATCTCAAGACAAATGAAAACGGTCAAATTATAATTCCCACCGAAAAATTCAGTAAAGGCTATTACAGACTTCAGATGCAATGGGAATCAAATGGAAAACCTTATGTGTATAGGGATCAATTTAAATTTTTAGAAGCATGA